The Manis javanica isolate MJ-LG chromosome 13, MJ_LKY, whole genome shotgun sequence region GGCTCCGGACTGGGGGCCCTACCCGAGGCCTTACTGAAAGGAGGAACTGGAACCCTTTCCCGACCAGAAAGAGCATGTGCAATGCACAGAAGAGGTCCCAGGGTACAGCCAAAAGGCGAAACTTTATTAAGAACTGATTTCAACAAGAAAACGAGTGGATACACCTAGAAACATGGACGGCATCTCCCCCAGCagcaggcagggtggggagggaaggcaggaggggtAGGCCTGGATATGCCCCTCTCCGGCCCAGCAGGAGTGGGATCCCAGGGAAAGGACCAGGTTCCCTTCATCCACGAAATGAGGTCCTGAGACTCCTTCACCCAGGGAAGCCCAGGACAGGAGCTGAGTGCAATATGCTGAACAGCCAAGGCCCAGGCCTGGAGGACGGTGGACAGAGGGGTTTAAGATGTAACTCCTCTAGGCTGACATCACCAGGGGGGCGTCATGGGCTGAGGGTTCTGCAGATATGACATCACCACTGCAGAGATGGACAGCCTGGAACAGAAGAGTGGTGGCAGTCCCGGATGGGCAGGCATGGGTCCCCCTGCGCTCATTCAGGAGTCCCGCCTTCTCCACGCCCAGGCTCACATGAAACTACTCATCATCTGTTTAGTGTCCTCAGAGCTCCGGGAGTTGGCGAAGCTGATGAAGGAGCAATAAACGGCGACCCAAGCGCACCACTTCAGCTGGCGAAAGACACAGGGATGGTGGGTTAGGTCAGTGAGAGGCACACCAATGAGCTCCTACAAGAACATTCCCAGGCACCTGATTCCTGGTGCAGCTTGGACCTTGCACCCAAGGAATCCCTGAGTTCCATCCCCATAGTCTAGTCCAGGTACCCAGTTTCTGGTTCTACTGCCTGTCCTGCGTCTCTGACCCCACCAGGGACCCTCAAGGTTAAGAAAACTGGCCTTTGACATCCACCATCATACTTAAGGACCTCACCCTTCCTCCACGAAGCCCCTCCAAGTTGCTTTATAGCCTGGCCCCACCCTCAGACTGATATCCCGCCTGACCCAGACCCTCGACTTCCCCAAGGCTGTGGCTTTCTACGCCTACCGtttccccaacccctcctccgCGCAAGCTCAGGCCCAGCCCCCTGGGCGCTGGCTCAGTGACATTCCGAATCCGCTCCCAAGCCTCGTTGACAGGCGGAACTACGACAAAGGAAACTCGGCCCCGCCCACCTTGAGCATGAGGCCGCACATGCTGAAGATCATGCCCAGCAGGTTCATGTAGTCCGGCGTCGGGTCGTCCAGGGCCGGGTTACACTCGCTCGGCGGGGGCTTGTACCTGCGGCCGACTCGAGAGTCAGAGGTGCTCAAGTTCCGCTCCGCCCCTGGGATGGACAAGCGCTTCCCTGGTCCCTTGCCCAACACCCAAGCCCTGTTCCCATGATGCTGGGGTCATCACCTGAACACTTTGTTCGGCCGCCGTGGGTCCGACATACTGTTGGCGGACATAGCGAGTGGGACGTGGTGCCTCTTCCACTACTGGAGTTGCAGCTTCCGACATGGAACGCGAGGGTGGCTTTTAGAGTAACACCCGCAGCCCTCGCGCTTCTGTTCCTAGCGGGAGCGACCAGGACTCCCTCCAGCGAGTGGACAGAGAACTAGAAAAAGCCAAAAAATGATCcttgaaaacagaaaagtaaccACGATGCAGAAGCAGGTTTCAGTATTTCCACGGCTACCTCCGACAAGCCGTGATGTTGAACCGGAACTGAGAAAGAGGAAGTAGACTGTGGGGGACAACGATAAGGTTACACCCACGCGTAGGTTCCGTGGGTGCTGAGCCTGTGTACGGAAGGATAAAAGGAGGCCAGGAAGGGGCCCCGCAGCAATGGCTTTCCCTGAGCCCAAGCCGCGCGGCCCGGACCTGCCACAGAAACGGGTGAAGACGCTGGACTGCGGGCAGGGAGCGGTGCGAGCCGTGCGGTTTAACGGTGAGCACCTTGGCCTTCATAAGGCGTCCTCCTCCCGCCTCCCGAGATCCCCTCCCCAGTAATCCCTCCGTGCTGTTCCCCAGTGGATGGCAATTACTGCCTGACGTGCGGCAGCGACAAGACCCTGAAGCTGTGGAACCCGCTGCGGGGGACGCTGCTGCGGACGTACAGTG contains the following coding sequences:
- the LOC140845818 gene encoding PAT complex subunit Asterix isoform X2, which encodes MSANSMSDPRRPNKVFRYKPPPSECNPALDDPTPDYMNLLGMIFSMCGLMLKLKWCAWVAVYCSFISFANSRSSEDTKQMMSSFMPGPWLFSILHSAPVLGFPG
- the LOC140845818 gene encoding PAT complex subunit Asterix isoform X1, with translation MSANSMSDPRRPNKVFRYKPPPSECNPALDDPTPDYMNLLGMIFSMCGLMLKLKWCAWVAVYCSFISFANSRSSEDTKQMMSSFMLSISAVVMSYLQNPQPMTPPW